The genomic interval TATTTTATAGCCGCTAATATTATCGGCCATGTCAGTGGCCGTAAGTATCGTCTGCTGGCCTTTTGTGTGCTCAAGCAGGTGTTGCTGCCTTTCATGGTCAAGTTCGCTTAGGACATCGTCTAATAGCAGCAGGGGAGGGTTACTATTATTGATCTTTATATAGTCTATCTCGCTAAGCTTAATAGACAGAGCCAACGATCTGTTTTCCCCGCGTGACAAAGAATCTCGCACCTTATAGCCATTAAGACTAATCGATACTTCATCTTTGTGTGGGCCCCTAGAGCTAAAGCCGATCCTAATATCTTCATTGGTGCTATCTTCTAGTGATTTTAATATATCCTCTTTGTTTTTGGGTAAGGTGCTTAAATATTCCAGCCTGACATTATCTTTATTACCACTGATAGCGGAGTAGTGTTGGCCAATAACGGAGTTGATAAATTTTATTAGCATGTCCCTGTGTTGATATATTATTTCTATAGGCTCAGCTAGCTGTAGATTGTATATAAATAATTGGTCTTTATTCCCAGACAAGCCGTGTTTTAGGCCGTTGAGGAGTTTATTGCGCTGATTTAACACTTTTTGAAATTTATTAAGGGCTACTAGGTAGGGTTTAGATACCTGTATAATTATGCTATTCAAGAGATTCCGCCTTAGCTGTGGCCCATCGGTTATTATCCTAACATCATCTGGAACAAATATAACAACTGGCTGTATACCCAGAACCTCGGATGGTTTTTTATTTATCTTATTTATGGTAATTGTTCTAGAAGCACTGTTGAGGGTTTTTTTTATGCGGTACTCTATATCGTAATCCTTATCGATATGATAGCTAATATTAATTTTGCTAAAGTCGCTGTCTCTGTTAATGAGGCTGGCTTGGGTAGCCTTGAAGGATTTAGTTATAAATCCATAATATATAGATTCTAGAATGTTTGTTTTACCGCTGGCATTGCGGCCTATTATCGCGGTGGTCCTTGGGTCTATGCTTATACCTAGGGATTGGTGTGATCTAAAATTGGTTAGTTTTACATTATTTATCATTAGCTACGCAGTGGCATAATAATATGTATTTCTTTTTTATCTTTAGATTTAGGAGTAATTAGTAGGGGATCGAGCTTACCATTAAAGCCGATATTCACTGTTTTATCCTGGATCACGGCTAATATATCAGTTATGTATTTGGCATTTATATTAATAGATGTGTCCTGGCCCGACTTTTTAATATCTAAGTTAACAGTATTTTCGCCTACATCACTGGTTTGGGCATCTATTATTAGTTCATTTTTAACCACCTTGAGGGCTATTCCATGAGAACTCTCGCGGGCGAATACAGAGCTTATCTTAACTGCTTCCTGTAGTTTGTCTTTATCGCACTCTATGGTGGTGGTAGTTTTTTCAGGTATTATTTTTTTGTAATCAGGATATTTTCCTTCGGTGAGCTGTGATATTAGCTGGCTTTCACCTACGATAAAGCATATTTCAGATTCGCCGATCATTATATCTACCTTGCTTGCTTCTTCTGAGGATATCAATCTTAGTAACTCCGACACCGTTTTAACCGGAATTATACAGCTAATTGTATCGGTATTTGTAACTACTATTTTTACCTCGGACAACCTGTAGCTGTCAGTACCTGCCAAAACCATCTGCTTATCATTGACACTAAAATAAATACCTGCCAAAACGGGCCTGGACTCATCCGAACTAACGCTAGCTAGTACTTTTTCTAGGCTCGATTTTAGGGTTTCAGAATTAAAGCTGATTGATTTACTGCTAGAAAGTTTGGGTAGGGTAGGGAACTCGGTGGCCGATACGCCATTTAGTCGGCTATGAATACTGCTGCCCTTGATAGTCATCTTGCTGTCATCGGCTATGAGCTGCAGGGTGTCTTCCGAGATAGAGCCCACCAGCTCGCCCAGCAGCCTAGCTGGTATAGATATCCTACCTTCTTTCTCTACCTTGGCTCCTAATTTGGTTGTAATGGCTAGATCCAGATTAGTGGAGCTTAGCTTTAGAACATTTTTATCTGTCTCTATTAAAATATTACCAAGAACTTCGAGGCTAGATCTGCTTCCTACTAATCTAGAACAAATATTAACTGCTTTTAATAAATTCTTAACTCTTACGGCAACTTTCAATTTAACCTCCCTTTCTTAACTGTCTTATTTATTATATTTAATTTAATAGATAGTAGTAATAGTAATAGTTCCTGTGGATTGAGTGTATAAGTGCTTATTATGCCTATAGTAAAGCTAATTAGCCTATGTATAAGTTTGTTAAAAGTCGCTAATAAATATTGTACAAAACCCCAGTTACTAACAATATCGATAAGACTCAGTTCGTCAAGTGTGTATTTATTGTGCACAAGTAATAAATTCTGCACAAGATACCCACTCTTTTTACACATAGTTATACACATATACTAAGCTACCAACAATTTCTTTATTGATTGAATATCTTGGCTCATCACACTATCCCTCGCCACCTGAGTGTTAATTTTTTTAACCCCGTGCATTATAGTGGTGTGATCTTTCCCTCCTAAGCTCTTTGCAATCCTCGGAAAGCTCATACCGAGCTCCTCGCGCATAATAAACATCGCTATCTGGCGAGGCACGACTATTTCTCGGGATCTTTTAATGCCCACGATATCGTTGTAGCTAATTTCATAGTAGTCGGCCGTTTTTTGTAATACTACCTTGGCATTGACCTTAACCTGGGTTTTGGATAAATACATACCCAAAACATCTTGGGCACTAGCGAGATCAATAACTTCACCGTGCAATCTAGAATGGGCAATAACTTTTGTTAGGGCTCCTTCCAATTCGCGTATATTATTATCTATGTGCGTGGCTATAAATTCGGCTACCTGCATATTAAGCTCTATTTCGTGCGAGTTAGCTTTGTTCATAAGTATCGCAACGCGGGTTTCAAAATCAGGCGGCTGGATATCCGCCACCATGCCCCATTCAAACCTAGATCTAAGGCGCTCTTCTAGGGTAGGTATATCTTTCGGGGGTCTGTCGCTACAAAGGACTATCTGCTTATTATACTGATGGAGGGCATTGAAGGTGTGGAAGAATTCCTCCTGAGTTTTTTCCTTACCAGCTATAAATTGCATGTCGTCGATCAATAGTACATCAACACGCCGGTATTTGTCTGTGAACTTCTCGCCACGACGAATAGCCGTTAAAAAAGTATTAATAAAGTCCTCACTAGTGCAATACAGGATCTTACAATCAGGCTGGCGCTCGTATATTTCATTACTTATCGCCCAGAGTAGGTGGGTCTTACCAACACCTGCTGGACCGTACAAAAATAATGGATTATACATTTCTCCTGGTTTCTCACTAACCAATTGGGCAGCCGAGAAGGCTAGTTTATTGCTAGAGCCTGTTATGAAATTATTAAACTTATATTTTTGGTTCGGCCTGAATTCTCCATAAGATTCGATAGTTGATTGCGAAGGGCTGTGGTATCTAGGGGTACTAGGCTTTTTAGTGGGTAATTTAACCATATTCACATCCCTGCTTGGTGGTATCACGCTAGCTACTTTCTTAGTGGTGTATTCCACGGTAGTTATACCTGGCTCAACCTTATGGATAGCCTCTATTATCTGATTATGATACTTGTCTTGGATCCATTGACGAGTGAATATATTAGGCACATAAACAACCGCCTTACTGTTATCTATATCTGCCAACTCAGTTCCTTTCAACCAAGTTTGAAAGTTAGCCTGAGACAATACTATCTCTAGCTCTCCTAAAACAGATCCCCAAACTGCTTGTAACTTATTTTCCATTCACCCTCTTTTTTACTACTATACACTACTTAGGTAGGTGTTTTCCACAATATTATAAGTTAAAAGATAAAAATAATCATAAGCTGTGGATAATTGAAATTATTTTAAATTTGTTATACAATAGGGCAGTTATGAAGCGAACATACCAACCAAAGAAACGCCACAGAAAACGCGTACATGGCTTTATGAAGCGCATGGCTAGTACTGCCGGGCGAGCCATTCTAAAAAGACGCAAACTAAAGGGCCGAGCGCGGATATCTGCTTAGCATGCTGAAGCGGTCTTTTCGACTCCGCAAAAATAGCGATTTTCAGAGACTCTATAAGACGGGTCGTAGGTTCTCAACACCAAACCTAGCCCTATACTACCTTCCTTCGAATTTAGAATATTCGCAGGTGGGCTTTGTTGTATCCAAAAAAGTATCTAAGAGTGCAGTGGTTCGCAATAACCTTAGACGAAGGGCCAGTGCTATTATCGAGCAACAATACCATAGAATATACCAGCCTTTTAAAATGATAATATTAATTCGTAAAAACTACACAGGGCTGACGCCTGAAGATCTTAATTCTGAGCTATCAAAACTAGTAAGCAAGGTTGTTAAATGAAAAAACTATTAATAAAATCCATAGAACTATACCAAAAAACTCTATCCCCAGATCACGGACCCAGAAAAGTTAATTATCCCTATGGATATTGTAGGCACTATCCTACCTGTAGTGAGTATTCCAGGCTAGCCATAAGCCAACACGGTGCTATTAAAGGAGTTGGAATAAGTATCTTTCGTATAGTACAATGTAATCCGTTGGCAAAGCCAAAAGTAGATTTTAGATTTATAAAAGAGGAGAAATAATGGGTAATATATTTGATACAATTTTAATAGCTCCTTTGGTTAATGCATTGTTTTTTATTTATGGAATAATCCCTGGTCATGATTTCGGAATAAGTATAATATTATTCACCATAGTTATAAGGCTATTGTTATGGCCCCTAGCCAGTAAGCAGCTTCATAGTCAAAAGAAGATGCAAGCCTTGCAGGGCGATATAGCCAAAGTTAAGCAAAAAGCCGCAGGTGATAAAAAGAAGGAAAGCGCCATGCTCATGGAGCTATACAAAGAGAAAGAGGTTAGCCCTTTTTCGGCTTGCCTGCCAACCATTCTGCAGTTTCCTATATTAATTGCGATGTTTGTGGTGTTCAAGAAGGCTACTGGTTCGGTGAGCGGTATCGAAAGCCTTCTA from Patescibacteria group bacterium carries:
- the recF gene encoding DNA replication and repair protein RecF (All proteins in this family for which functions are known are DNA-binding proteins that assist the filamentation of RecA onto DNA for the initiation of recombination or recombinational repair.), producing MINNVKLTNFRSHQSLGISIDPRTTAIIGRNASGKTNILESIYYGFITKSFKATQASLINRDSDFSKINISYHIDKDYDIEYRIKKTLNSASRTITINKINKKPSEVLGIQPVVIFVPDDVRIITDGPQLRRNLLNSIIIQVSKPYLVALNKFQKVLNQRNKLLNGLKHGLSGNKDQLFIYNLQLAEPIEIIYQHRDMLIKFINSVIGQHYSAISGNKDNVRLEYLSTLPKNKEDILKSLEDSTNEDIRIGFSSRGPHKDEVSISLNGYKVRDSLSRGENRSLALSIKLSEIDYIKINNSNPPLLLLDDVLSELDHERQQHLLEHTKGQQTILTATDMADNISGYKIVNI
- the dnaN gene encoding DNA polymerase III subunit beta, with protein sequence MKVAVRVKNLLKAVNICSRLVGSRSSLEVLGNILIETDKNVLKLSSTNLDLAITTKLGAKVEKEGRISIPARLLGELVGSISEDTLQLIADDSKMTIKGSSIHSRLNGVSATEFPTLPKLSSSKSISFNSETLKSSLEKVLASVSSDESRPVLAGIYFSVNDKQMVLAGTDSYRLSEVKIVVTNTDTISCIIPVKTVSELLRLISSEEASKVDIMIGESEICFIVGESQLISQLTEGKYPDYKKIIPEKTTTTIECDKDKLQEAVKISSVFARESSHGIALKVVKNELIIDAQTSDVGENTVNLDIKKSGQDTSININAKYITDILAVIQDKTVNIGFNGKLDPLLITPKSKDKKEIHIIMPLRS
- the dnaA gene encoding chromosomal replication initiator protein DnaA: MENKLQAVWGSVLGELEIVLSQANFQTWLKGTELADIDNSKAVVYVPNIFTRQWIQDKYHNQIIEAIHKVEPGITTVEYTTKKVASVIPPSRDVNMVKLPTKKPSTPRYHSPSQSTIESYGEFRPNQKYKFNNFITGSSNKLAFSAAQLVSEKPGEMYNPLFLYGPAGVGKTHLLWAISNEIYERQPDCKILYCTSEDFINTFLTAIRRGEKFTDKYRRVDVLLIDDMQFIAGKEKTQEEFFHTFNALHQYNKQIVLCSDRPPKDIPTLEERLRSRFEWGMVADIQPPDFETRVAILMNKANSHEIELNMQVAEFIATHIDNNIRELEGALTKVIAHSRLHGEVIDLASAQDVLGMYLSKTQVKVNAKVVLQKTADYYEISYNDIVGIKRSREIVVPRQIAMFIMREELGMSFPRIAKSLGGKDHTTIMHGVKKINTQVARDSVMSQDIQSIKKLLVA
- the rpmH gene encoding 50S ribosomal protein L34, translating into MKRTYQPKKRHRKRVHGFMKRMASTAGRAILKRRKLKGRARISA
- the rnpA gene encoding ribonuclease P protein component, translating into MLKRSFRLRKNSDFQRLYKTGRRFSTPNLALYYLPSNLEYSQVGFVVSKKVSKSAVVRNNLRRRASAIIEQQYHRIYQPFKMIILIRKNYTGLTPEDLNSELSKLVSKVVK
- the yidD gene encoding membrane protein insertion efficiency factor YidD — protein: MKKLLIKSIELYQKTLSPDHGPRKVNYPYGYCRHYPTCSEYSRLAISQHGAIKGVGISIFRIVQCNPLAKPKVDFRFIKEEK